One Siniperca chuatsi isolate FFG_IHB_CAS linkage group LG8, ASM2008510v1, whole genome shotgun sequence DNA segment encodes these proteins:
- the LOC122879969 gene encoding septin-8-A-like isoform X5, which produces MKMRKDSTNSLRDDLLAARAPLSVVLHQPAASGASPTKTTRFLLWLSPNEEKRILELGGHVGFDSLPDQLVSKSVAQGFCFNILCVGETGIGKSTLMNTLFNTSFENEEASHYGSEVQLRPQTYDLQESNVNLKLTIVHTVGFGDQINKEESYKPILEYIDAQFEKYLEEELKIKRSLFNCHDTRIHICLYFIAPTGHSLKSLDLVTMKKLDSKVNIIPVIAKADTVSKSELDKLKIKIMSELVSNGVQIYQFPTEDEAVAEINSSMNTHLPFAVVGSVEDVKVGNKMVKARLYPWGSVQVENENHCDFVKLREMLLRVNMEDLREQTHARHYELYRRCKLEEMGFKDTDPDSQSFSLQETYEAKRKEFLVDLQRKEDEMRQMFVNKVKETEAELKEKEKELHERFEQLKRMHQEEKKNLEEKRRELEEEMNAFNRRKVAAETLMGQALQGCSQPFKKDKDKKNFFSLPSACSLTSGRNLN; this is translated from the exons ATGAAAATGCGAAAAGACAGTACAAATAGTTTAAGGGATGACCTCCTCGCTGCCCGTGCTCCCCTCTCTGTTGTCCTCCACCAACCTGCGGCTTCCGGCGCCTCTCCAACCAAAACCACCCGTTTTTTATTATGGCTCTCCCCG AATGAAGAAAAGCGAATCCTGGAGCTCGGAGGCCATGTGGGGTTTGACAGTCTTCCAGATCAGTTGGTCAGCAAATCAGTTGCACAAGGATTCTGCTTCAACATCCTCTGTGTAG gtgagACCGGGATAGGCAAGTCAACATTAATGAACACTCTTTTCAATACATCGTTTGAAAATGAGGAAGCCAGCCACTATGGAAGTGAGGTACAGCTACGCCCACAAACGTATGATCTGCAGGAGAGCAATGTCAACCTCAAGCTGACCATTGTGCACACTGTAGGGTTTGGAGACCAGATCAACAAAGAAGAAAG CTATAAACCCATTCTTGAGTATATCGATGCCCAGTTTGAAAAGTACCTCGAAGAGGAGCTAAAAATAAAACGCTCCTTGTTTAACTGCCATGACACAAGAATCCACATCTGCCTGTATTTCATCGCTCCCACCGGACACTCCCTGAAGTCCCTTGATCTCGTCACAATGAAGAAACTGGACAGCAAG GTGAACATCATCCCTGTTATTGCAAAGGCAGACACGGTATCCAAGAGTgaactggacaaattaaagatCAAGATTATGAGTGAGCTGGTCAGTAATGGAGTGCAGATTTATCAGTTCCCTACAGAGGATGAAGCTGTTGCAGAGATCAACTCCTCCATGAAT ACTCATCTTCCCTTTGCTGTGGTTGGAAGTGTAGAAGACGTTAAAGTAGGAAATAAGATGGTGAAAGCACGACTGTACCCCTGGGGATCAGTACAAG tggagAATGAAAACCATTGTGATTTTGTGAAGCTGAGGGAGATGCTACTGCGTGTGAACATGGAGGATCTCCGAGAGCAAACACACGCTCGACACTATGAGCTCTACCGTCGCTGCAAGCTGGAAGAGATGGGCTTTAAGGACACAGACCCGGACAGCCAGTCGTTCAG CCTTCAGGAGACATACGAAGCCAAGAGGAAGGAGTTCCTTGTGGATCTGCAGCGCAAAGAGGATGAAATGAGACAGATGTTTGTCAACAAAGTGAAGGAGACAGAAGCAGAgctgaaagaaaaggaaaaagag CTTCATGAGAGGTTTGAGCAGCTGAAGCGGATGCAccaggaagagaagaagaatctGGAGGAGAAAAGACGAGaactggaggaggagatgaatgCCTTCAATAGAAGAAAGGTTGCAGCTGAGACACTGATGGGACAGGCACTCCAAGGCTGCTCACAACCATTTAAGAAggacaaagacaagaagaa CTTCTTTAGTCTTCCATCTGCGTGCTCCTTAACCTCAGGAAGGAATTTGAATTAG
- the LOC122879969 gene encoding septin-8-A-like isoform X3 has translation MAANENEEKRILELGGHVGFDSLPDQLVSKSVAQGFCFNILCVGETGIGKSTLMNTLFNTSFENEEASHYGSEVQLRPQTYDLQESNVNLKLTIVHTVGFGDQINKEESYKPILEYIDAQFEKYLEEELKIKRSLFNCHDTRIHICLYFIAPTGHSLKSLDLVTMKKLDSKVNIIPVIAKADTVSKSELDKLKIKIMSELVSNGVQIYQFPTEDEAVAEINSSMNTHLPFAVVGSVEDVKVGNKMVKARLYPWGSVQVENENHCDFVKLREMLLRVNMEDLREQTHARHYELYRRCKLEEMGFKDTDPDSQSFSLQETYEAKRKEFLVDLQRKEDEMRQMFVNKVKETEAELKEKEKELHERFEQLKRMHQEEKKNLEEKRRELEEEMNAFNRRKVAAETLMGQALQGCSQPFKKDKDKKNFFSLPSACSLTSGRNLN, from the exons ATGGCGGCCAATGAG AATGAAGAAAAGCGAATCCTGGAGCTCGGAGGCCATGTGGGGTTTGACAGTCTTCCAGATCAGTTGGTCAGCAAATCAGTTGCACAAGGATTCTGCTTCAACATCCTCTGTGTAG gtgagACCGGGATAGGCAAGTCAACATTAATGAACACTCTTTTCAATACATCGTTTGAAAATGAGGAAGCCAGCCACTATGGAAGTGAGGTACAGCTACGCCCACAAACGTATGATCTGCAGGAGAGCAATGTCAACCTCAAGCTGACCATTGTGCACACTGTAGGGTTTGGAGACCAGATCAACAAAGAAGAAAG CTATAAACCCATTCTTGAGTATATCGATGCCCAGTTTGAAAAGTACCTCGAAGAGGAGCTAAAAATAAAACGCTCCTTGTTTAACTGCCATGACACAAGAATCCACATCTGCCTGTATTTCATCGCTCCCACCGGACACTCCCTGAAGTCCCTTGATCTCGTCACAATGAAGAAACTGGACAGCAAG GTGAACATCATCCCTGTTATTGCAAAGGCAGACACGGTATCCAAGAGTgaactggacaaattaaagatCAAGATTATGAGTGAGCTGGTCAGTAATGGAGTGCAGATTTATCAGTTCCCTACAGAGGATGAAGCTGTTGCAGAGATCAACTCCTCCATGAAT ACTCATCTTCCCTTTGCTGTGGTTGGAAGTGTAGAAGACGTTAAAGTAGGAAATAAGATGGTGAAAGCACGACTGTACCCCTGGGGATCAGTACAAG tggagAATGAAAACCATTGTGATTTTGTGAAGCTGAGGGAGATGCTACTGCGTGTGAACATGGAGGATCTCCGAGAGCAAACACACGCTCGACACTATGAGCTCTACCGTCGCTGCAAGCTGGAAGAGATGGGCTTTAAGGACACAGACCCGGACAGCCAGTCGTTCAG CCTTCAGGAGACATACGAAGCCAAGAGGAAGGAGTTCCTTGTGGATCTGCAGCGCAAAGAGGATGAAATGAGACAGATGTTTGTCAACAAAGTGAAGGAGACAGAAGCAGAgctgaaagaaaaggaaaaagag CTTCATGAGAGGTTTGAGCAGCTGAAGCGGATGCAccaggaagagaagaagaatctGGAGGAGAAAAGACGAGaactggaggaggagatgaatgCCTTCAATAGAAGAAAGGTTGCAGCTGAGACACTGATGGGACAGGCACTCCAAGGCTGCTCACAACCATTTAAGAAggacaaagacaagaagaa CTTCTTTAGTCTTCCATCTGCGTGCTCCTTAACCTCAGGAAGGAATTTGAATTAG
- the LOC122879969 gene encoding septin-8-A-like isoform X4, translating into MLVYQNEEKRILELGGHVGFDSLPDQLVSKSVAQGFCFNILCVGETGIGKSTLMNTLFNTSFENEEASHYGSEVQLRPQTYDLQESNVNLKLTIVHTVGFGDQINKEESYKPILEYIDAQFEKYLEEELKIKRSLFNCHDTRIHICLYFIAPTGHSLKSLDLVTMKKLDSKVNIIPVIAKADTVSKSELDKLKIKIMSELVSNGVQIYQFPTEDEAVAEINSSMNTHLPFAVVGSVEDVKVGNKMVKARLYPWGSVQVENENHCDFVKLREMLLRVNMEDLREQTHARHYELYRRCKLEEMGFKDTDPDSQSFSLQETYEAKRKEFLVDLQRKEDEMRQMFVNKVKETEAELKEKEKELHERFEQLKRMHQEEKKNLEEKRRELEEEMNAFNRRKVAAETLMGQALQGCSQPFKKDKDKKNFFSLPSACSLTSGRNLN; encoded by the exons ATGTTAGTTTATCAG AATGAAGAAAAGCGAATCCTGGAGCTCGGAGGCCATGTGGGGTTTGACAGTCTTCCAGATCAGTTGGTCAGCAAATCAGTTGCACAAGGATTCTGCTTCAACATCCTCTGTGTAG gtgagACCGGGATAGGCAAGTCAACATTAATGAACACTCTTTTCAATACATCGTTTGAAAATGAGGAAGCCAGCCACTATGGAAGTGAGGTACAGCTACGCCCACAAACGTATGATCTGCAGGAGAGCAATGTCAACCTCAAGCTGACCATTGTGCACACTGTAGGGTTTGGAGACCAGATCAACAAAGAAGAAAG CTATAAACCCATTCTTGAGTATATCGATGCCCAGTTTGAAAAGTACCTCGAAGAGGAGCTAAAAATAAAACGCTCCTTGTTTAACTGCCATGACACAAGAATCCACATCTGCCTGTATTTCATCGCTCCCACCGGACACTCCCTGAAGTCCCTTGATCTCGTCACAATGAAGAAACTGGACAGCAAG GTGAACATCATCCCTGTTATTGCAAAGGCAGACACGGTATCCAAGAGTgaactggacaaattaaagatCAAGATTATGAGTGAGCTGGTCAGTAATGGAGTGCAGATTTATCAGTTCCCTACAGAGGATGAAGCTGTTGCAGAGATCAACTCCTCCATGAAT ACTCATCTTCCCTTTGCTGTGGTTGGAAGTGTAGAAGACGTTAAAGTAGGAAATAAGATGGTGAAAGCACGACTGTACCCCTGGGGATCAGTACAAG tggagAATGAAAACCATTGTGATTTTGTGAAGCTGAGGGAGATGCTACTGCGTGTGAACATGGAGGATCTCCGAGAGCAAACACACGCTCGACACTATGAGCTCTACCGTCGCTGCAAGCTGGAAGAGATGGGCTTTAAGGACACAGACCCGGACAGCCAGTCGTTCAG CCTTCAGGAGACATACGAAGCCAAGAGGAAGGAGTTCCTTGTGGATCTGCAGCGCAAAGAGGATGAAATGAGACAGATGTTTGTCAACAAAGTGAAGGAGACAGAAGCAGAgctgaaagaaaaggaaaaagag CTTCATGAGAGGTTTGAGCAGCTGAAGCGGATGCAccaggaagagaagaagaatctGGAGGAGAAAAGACGAGaactggaggaggagatgaatgCCTTCAATAGAAGAAAGGTTGCAGCTGAGACACTGATGGGACAGGCACTCCAAGGCTGCTCACAACCATTTAAGAAggacaaagacaagaagaa CTTCTTTAGTCTTCCATCTGCGTGCTCCTTAACCTCAGGAAGGAATTTGAATTAG
- the LOC122879969 gene encoding septin-8-A-like isoform X2, giving the protein MAANEVDVFANEEKRILELGGHVGFDSLPDQLVSKSVAQGFCFNILCVGETGIGKSTLMNTLFNTSFENEEASHYGSEVQLRPQTYDLQESNVNLKLTIVHTVGFGDQINKEESYKPILEYIDAQFEKYLEEELKIKRSLFNCHDTRIHICLYFIAPTGHSLKSLDLVTMKKLDSKVNIIPVIAKADTVSKSELDKLKIKIMSELVSNGVQIYQFPTEDEAVAEINSSMNTHLPFAVVGSVEDVKVGNKMVKARLYPWGSVQVENENHCDFVKLREMLLRVNMEDLREQTHARHYELYRRCKLEEMGFKDTDPDSQSFSLQETYEAKRKEFLVDLQRKEDEMRQMFVNKVKETEAELKEKEKELHERFEQLKRMHQEEKKNLEEKRRELEEEMNAFNRRKVAAETLMGQALQGCSQPFKKDKDKKNFFSLPSACSLTSGRNLN; this is encoded by the exons ATGGCGGCCAATGAGGTAGATGTTTTCGCA AATGAAGAAAAGCGAATCCTGGAGCTCGGAGGCCATGTGGGGTTTGACAGTCTTCCAGATCAGTTGGTCAGCAAATCAGTTGCACAAGGATTCTGCTTCAACATCCTCTGTGTAG gtgagACCGGGATAGGCAAGTCAACATTAATGAACACTCTTTTCAATACATCGTTTGAAAATGAGGAAGCCAGCCACTATGGAAGTGAGGTACAGCTACGCCCACAAACGTATGATCTGCAGGAGAGCAATGTCAACCTCAAGCTGACCATTGTGCACACTGTAGGGTTTGGAGACCAGATCAACAAAGAAGAAAG CTATAAACCCATTCTTGAGTATATCGATGCCCAGTTTGAAAAGTACCTCGAAGAGGAGCTAAAAATAAAACGCTCCTTGTTTAACTGCCATGACACAAGAATCCACATCTGCCTGTATTTCATCGCTCCCACCGGACACTCCCTGAAGTCCCTTGATCTCGTCACAATGAAGAAACTGGACAGCAAG GTGAACATCATCCCTGTTATTGCAAAGGCAGACACGGTATCCAAGAGTgaactggacaaattaaagatCAAGATTATGAGTGAGCTGGTCAGTAATGGAGTGCAGATTTATCAGTTCCCTACAGAGGATGAAGCTGTTGCAGAGATCAACTCCTCCATGAAT ACTCATCTTCCCTTTGCTGTGGTTGGAAGTGTAGAAGACGTTAAAGTAGGAAATAAGATGGTGAAAGCACGACTGTACCCCTGGGGATCAGTACAAG tggagAATGAAAACCATTGTGATTTTGTGAAGCTGAGGGAGATGCTACTGCGTGTGAACATGGAGGATCTCCGAGAGCAAACACACGCTCGACACTATGAGCTCTACCGTCGCTGCAAGCTGGAAGAGATGGGCTTTAAGGACACAGACCCGGACAGCCAGTCGTTCAG CCTTCAGGAGACATACGAAGCCAAGAGGAAGGAGTTCCTTGTGGATCTGCAGCGCAAAGAGGATGAAATGAGACAGATGTTTGTCAACAAAGTGAAGGAGACAGAAGCAGAgctgaaagaaaaggaaaaagag CTTCATGAGAGGTTTGAGCAGCTGAAGCGGATGCAccaggaagagaagaagaatctGGAGGAGAAAAGACGAGaactggaggaggagatgaatgCCTTCAATAGAAGAAAGGTTGCAGCTGAGACACTGATGGGACAGGCACTCCAAGGCTGCTCACAACCATTTAAGAAggacaaagacaagaagaa CTTCTTTAGTCTTCCATCTGCGTGCTCCTTAACCTCAGGAAGGAATTTGAATTAG
- the LOC122879969 gene encoding septin-8-A-like isoform X1 yields MKMRKDSTNSLRDDLLAARAPLSVVLHQPAASGASPTKTTRFLLWLSPNEEKRILELGGHVGFDSLPDQLVSKSVAQGFCFNILCVGETGIGKSTLMNTLFNTSFENEEASHYGSEVQLRPQTYDLQESNVNLKLTIVHTVGFGDQINKEESYKPILEYIDAQFEKYLEEELKIKRSLFNCHDTRIHICLYFIAPTGHSLKSLDLVTMKKLDSKVNIIPVIAKADTVSKSELDKLKIKIMSELVSNGVQIYQFPTEDEAVAEINSSMNTHLPFAVVGSVEDVKVGNKMVKARLYPWGSVQVENENHCDFVKLREMLLRVNMEDLREQTHARHYELYRRCKLEEMGFKDTDPDSQSFSLQETYEAKRKEFLVDLQRKEDEMRQMFVNKVKETEAELKEKEKELHERFEQLKRMHQEEKKNLEEKRRELEEEMNAFNRRKVAAETLMGQALQGCSQPFKKDKDKKN; encoded by the exons ATGAAAATGCGAAAAGACAGTACAAATAGTTTAAGGGATGACCTCCTCGCTGCCCGTGCTCCCCTCTCTGTTGTCCTCCACCAACCTGCGGCTTCCGGCGCCTCTCCAACCAAAACCACCCGTTTTTTATTATGGCTCTCCCCG AATGAAGAAAAGCGAATCCTGGAGCTCGGAGGCCATGTGGGGTTTGACAGTCTTCCAGATCAGTTGGTCAGCAAATCAGTTGCACAAGGATTCTGCTTCAACATCCTCTGTGTAG gtgagACCGGGATAGGCAAGTCAACATTAATGAACACTCTTTTCAATACATCGTTTGAAAATGAGGAAGCCAGCCACTATGGAAGTGAGGTACAGCTACGCCCACAAACGTATGATCTGCAGGAGAGCAATGTCAACCTCAAGCTGACCATTGTGCACACTGTAGGGTTTGGAGACCAGATCAACAAAGAAGAAAG CTATAAACCCATTCTTGAGTATATCGATGCCCAGTTTGAAAAGTACCTCGAAGAGGAGCTAAAAATAAAACGCTCCTTGTTTAACTGCCATGACACAAGAATCCACATCTGCCTGTATTTCATCGCTCCCACCGGACACTCCCTGAAGTCCCTTGATCTCGTCACAATGAAGAAACTGGACAGCAAG GTGAACATCATCCCTGTTATTGCAAAGGCAGACACGGTATCCAAGAGTgaactggacaaattaaagatCAAGATTATGAGTGAGCTGGTCAGTAATGGAGTGCAGATTTATCAGTTCCCTACAGAGGATGAAGCTGTTGCAGAGATCAACTCCTCCATGAAT ACTCATCTTCCCTTTGCTGTGGTTGGAAGTGTAGAAGACGTTAAAGTAGGAAATAAGATGGTGAAAGCACGACTGTACCCCTGGGGATCAGTACAAG tggagAATGAAAACCATTGTGATTTTGTGAAGCTGAGGGAGATGCTACTGCGTGTGAACATGGAGGATCTCCGAGAGCAAACACACGCTCGACACTATGAGCTCTACCGTCGCTGCAAGCTGGAAGAGATGGGCTTTAAGGACACAGACCCGGACAGCCAGTCGTTCAG CCTTCAGGAGACATACGAAGCCAAGAGGAAGGAGTTCCTTGTGGATCTGCAGCGCAAAGAGGATGAAATGAGACAGATGTTTGTCAACAAAGTGAAGGAGACAGAAGCAGAgctgaaagaaaaggaaaaagag CTTCATGAGAGGTTTGAGCAGCTGAAGCGGATGCAccaggaagagaagaagaatctGGAGGAGAAAAGACGAGaactggaggaggagatgaatgCCTTCAATAGAAGAAAGGTTGCAGCTGAGACACTGATGGGACAGGCACTCCAAGGCTGCTCACAACCATTTAAGAAggacaaagacaagaagaa TTAA
- the LOC122879969 gene encoding septin-8-A-like isoform X6, with translation MAANENEEKRILELGGHVGFDSLPDQLVSKSVAQGFCFNILCVGETGIGKSTLMNTLFNTSFENEEASHYGSEVQLRPQTYDLQESNVNLKLTIVHTVGFGDQINKEESYKPILEYIDAQFEKYLEEELKIKRSLFNCHDTRIHICLYFIAPTGHSLKSLDLVTMKKLDSKVNIIPVIAKADTVSKSELDKLKIKIMSELVSNGVQIYQFPTEDEAVAEINSSMNTHLPFAVVGSVEDVKVGNKMVKARLYPWGSVQVENENHCDFVKLREMLLRVNMEDLREQTHARHYELYRRCKLEEMGFKDTDPDSQSFSLQETYEAKRKEFLVDLQRKEDEMRQMFVNKVKETEAELKEKEKELHERFEQLKRMHQEEKKNLEEKRRELEEEMNAFNRRKVAAETLMGQALQGCSQPFKKDKDKKKLTCQTVSQAGALLFTFAWSHRCSRHVQRR, from the exons ATGGCGGCCAATGAG AATGAAGAAAAGCGAATCCTGGAGCTCGGAGGCCATGTGGGGTTTGACAGTCTTCCAGATCAGTTGGTCAGCAAATCAGTTGCACAAGGATTCTGCTTCAACATCCTCTGTGTAG gtgagACCGGGATAGGCAAGTCAACATTAATGAACACTCTTTTCAATACATCGTTTGAAAATGAGGAAGCCAGCCACTATGGAAGTGAGGTACAGCTACGCCCACAAACGTATGATCTGCAGGAGAGCAATGTCAACCTCAAGCTGACCATTGTGCACACTGTAGGGTTTGGAGACCAGATCAACAAAGAAGAAAG CTATAAACCCATTCTTGAGTATATCGATGCCCAGTTTGAAAAGTACCTCGAAGAGGAGCTAAAAATAAAACGCTCCTTGTTTAACTGCCATGACACAAGAATCCACATCTGCCTGTATTTCATCGCTCCCACCGGACACTCCCTGAAGTCCCTTGATCTCGTCACAATGAAGAAACTGGACAGCAAG GTGAACATCATCCCTGTTATTGCAAAGGCAGACACGGTATCCAAGAGTgaactggacaaattaaagatCAAGATTATGAGTGAGCTGGTCAGTAATGGAGTGCAGATTTATCAGTTCCCTACAGAGGATGAAGCTGTTGCAGAGATCAACTCCTCCATGAAT ACTCATCTTCCCTTTGCTGTGGTTGGAAGTGTAGAAGACGTTAAAGTAGGAAATAAGATGGTGAAAGCACGACTGTACCCCTGGGGATCAGTACAAG tggagAATGAAAACCATTGTGATTTTGTGAAGCTGAGGGAGATGCTACTGCGTGTGAACATGGAGGATCTCCGAGAGCAAACACACGCTCGACACTATGAGCTCTACCGTCGCTGCAAGCTGGAAGAGATGGGCTTTAAGGACACAGACCCGGACAGCCAGTCGTTCAG CCTTCAGGAGACATACGAAGCCAAGAGGAAGGAGTTCCTTGTGGATCTGCAGCGCAAAGAGGATGAAATGAGACAGATGTTTGTCAACAAAGTGAAGGAGACAGAAGCAGAgctgaaagaaaaggaaaaagag CTTCATGAGAGGTTTGAGCAGCTGAAGCGGATGCAccaggaagagaagaagaatctGGAGGAGAAAAGACGAGaactggaggaggagatgaatgCCTTCAATAGAAGAAAGGTTGCAGCTGAGACACTGATGGGACAGGCACTCCAAGGCTGCTCACAACCATTTAAGAAggacaaagacaagaagaa GCTGACCTGCCAGACTGTATCTCAGGCAGGGGCACTTCTGTTTACATTCGCCTGGTCTCACCGATGCTCACGCCATGTGCAACGCAGATGA
- the sowahab gene encoding ankyrin repeat domain-containing protein SOWAHB, whose protein sequence is MALTQESILSFLLEHGGKVKNSELLNNFRSQISCSDPAEKQHNRDLFKKLVNSVAVVKQIDEVKFVVVKKRYQDFVKELAHDASQKTQMDDSFSSQNTSFSYRSPHRAEADRMVYSDIENNNMCYPSNINDKYYSDAKHTHVGSMQERRPFSKSISSADTTTVKVLNISGDQASRTRTSGAVFAVIAVKSPPRDSAPVTQEGLLSQVHQQKTSRNPIPLVTKVSAPSVPNLSFPACKKDPLSDSQCWKSRLREDMQPPGFPQVRPQNKTTRQGDDAKYSESVPLEPLAHEWLVKCAAGLWGQIYGLLLQDTRLAQKKDFMSGFTALHWAAKDGNSDMIHKLMNIPRKSGTYVNINSKAHGGYTPLHIAAIHGHTEVMVLLVQSYGANVNERDDDGKKAFHYLGKGVSAEVRALLGGLQQSKYREKTEDGEYREHPKGFNTISKLFQPHIGKKQKTTTKFAHDW, encoded by the coding sequence ATGGCTTTGACCCAAGAatctattttgtcttttttactgGAGCACGGAGGCAAAGTGAAGAACTCGGAGCTGCTGAACAATTTCAGGAGTCAAATCAGCTGCAGTGATCCCGCGGAAAAGCAGCACAATAGGGACCTTTTCAAGAAGTTGGTGAACAGCGTCGCCGTGGTCAAACAGATCGACGAGGTGAAGTTTGTAGTCGTGAAGAAACGGTATCAGGACTTTGTTAAGGAGCTGGCGCATGATGCCTCGCAGAAAACGCAGATGGATGACAGTTTCTCGAGCCAAAACACGAGCTTTTCGTACAGATCTCCTCATCGAGCCGAGGCAGACAGGATGGTTTATTCTGACATTGAGAACAATAACATGTGCTATCCCTCAAACATAAATGACAAGTATTATAGTGATGCCAAACATACGCATGTGGGGAGTATGCAGGAAAGGAGGCCGTTTTCAAAAAGCATTAGTAGTGCGGACACAACCACTGTCAAAGTCCTGAATATCTCCGGAGATCAGGCGAGCAGAACGAGGACATCTGGAGCTGTGTTCGCTGTCATAGCAGTAAAATCCCCACCGAGAGACTCTGCACCAGTAACACAGGAGGGATTACTGTCCCAAGTGCATCAGCAGAAAACTTCACGCAACCCAATCCCGTTGGTAACCAAAGTTTCTGCGCCATCAGTGCCAAATCTAAGCTTTCCAGCTTGCAAGAAGGACCCACTAAGTGACTCCCAATGTTGGAAAAGCagactgagagaggacatgCAACCCCCAGGCTTTCCCCAGGTGAGGCCCCAAAACAAGACCACAAGACAGGGAGATGATGCAAAGTACTCAGAGTCTGTGCCTCTGGAGCCATTAGCTCATGAGTGGTTGGTAAAGTGTGCTGCTGGACTGTGGGGACAAATCTATGGTTTGCTGCTGCAGGACACAAGGTTGGCACAGAAGAAAGACTTCATGTCAGGTTTCACAGCACTGCACTGGGCTGCCAAGGACGGCAACAGCGACATGATACATAAACTCATGAATATCCCCAGGAAAAGTGGCACTTACGTTAACATCAACAGCAAAGCACACGGAGGATACACGCCTTTGCACATCGCAGCCATACACGGCCACACTGAAGTAATGGTTTTGCTCGTGCAAAGTTATGGAGCCAATGTAAATGAAAGAGATGACGATGGCAAGAAGGCCTTCCACTACCTGGGCAAAGGTGTGTCAGCTGAGGTCAGAGCACTTTTGGGAGGACTGCAGCAGAGCAAGTACAGGGAGAAGACAGAAGATGGAGAATACAGAGAGCACCCGAAAGGCTTCAACACGATTAGTAAACTGTTCCAGCCTCACATAGGGaagaaacaaaagacaacaactAAGTTCGCTCATGACTGGTGA